A genomic segment from Malaclemys terrapin pileata isolate rMalTer1 chromosome 1, rMalTer1.hap1, whole genome shotgun sequence encodes:
- the LOC128830304 gene encoding olfactory receptor 52M1-like, producing MSNSNTTNFTNPSIFILVGIPGLEAAHVWISIPFSIMYVIAILGNFSILFIVKMEQSLHKPMYYFLCMLAITDLVLSTSTLPKMLSIFWLNSREIDFSACLTQMYFLHCFLVTESGIFVAMAFDRYVAICDPLRHSIILTNSMVAKIGLGMVLRGGMLVLPFILVARQWPYCRTNIIPHSYCEHMAVVKLACTEIHVSNYYSLSVVFCSLGLDQFFIAVSYTQILRAIFSLPTKDACLKTFGTCGSHLCAILAFYIPCLFSVLTYRFGKNMALHFHVLIASVYLLFPPMINPIIYGVRTKQIRDRLLRLFTHKGT from the coding sequence ATGTCAAATTCCAACACAACCAACTTCACCAACCCCTCTATCTTCATCCTggtgggcattcctggcctggaggcggCTCACGtatggatctccatccccttcagcATCATGTATGTcatagccatcttggggaacttcaGCATTCTCTTCATTGTGAAGATGGAGCAGAGCCTCCATaagcccatgtactatttcctctgcatgctggccatcaCCGACCTGGTCCTGTCCACATCCACTCTGccaaaaatgctgagcatcttctggctCAATTCCAGAGAGAtcgatttcagtgcctgcctcacccagatgtacttccTTCATTGCTTCTTAGTAACTGAGTCTGGGATCTTtgtggccatggcttttgatcgctatgtggccatctgtgatcccctgagacattcaATCATCCTGACAAACTCCATGGTGGCCAAGATCGGCCTGGGCATGGTGCTGCGTGGTGGTATGCTCGTGCTCCCCTTTATTTTAGTGGCAAGgcagtggccatattgcagaacaaACATCATACCCCACTCATACTGCGAGCACATGGccgtggtgaagctggcctgcaCCGAAATCCATGTCAGTAATTACTACAGCCTCTCTGTGGTATTCTGTTCATTAGGTTTAGATCAGTTTTTTATTGCTGTGTCCTatacccagatcctcagggccatctttagcctccccacaaaggatgcctgtctcaagacttttgggacctgcggCTCCCACCTATGTGCCATCTTAGCCTTCTACATCCCATGTCTCTTCTCCGTCCTCACGTACCGGTTTGGCAAGAATATGGCCCTGCATTTCCATGTTCTCATTGCCAGTGTTTACCTTCTGTTTCCCCCCATGATAAACCCCATTATCTacggggtgaggaccaaacagatccgggacagACTGCTCCGGCTCTTTACTCATAAAGGGACCTAA